CATGTTCTCTCGAagctctcctctctgaaCAGGTTCTTCTTTTGTGAGGCGCGTAGGGAGGTCCGCCACCAGCAGCGCGCGACAGAAGGATGtgaaaacgacagagagaagacccgCAATCAGCGACTCGTCTGAGCTCTCCACCTGAAAACATGAAAAGGCAAAGCCCCAGGGCCACAGTCAACTGCCGCTCCaggaaaacacaaaaaatGTACAAGCGAAAAACCTCGAAAGCTTGTGTctacagagagaagacatcGGCAAAAACACAGTCCCTGCTTCAGAAGCCACACACCATTTCCTCCCTCTAGTCCTCAACACCCACAAATGTAAAACCTTCACCAACACAAATCTAcaaatatacaaatatacatatatatatatatatgtataaacagacgcatacatgtatatatatatatatatatatataaacagacgcatacatgtatatatatatatatatatatgtatatatgtatatgtatattatattgttgcttttctctgtggaTGCAGAAGCGCAATGGACGCTTGGCAAATGCCTGCAGGAATGCGCCCACAGATGCGCGAACGCAGCCGAGAAAAGACATATATGTGCACGGAGAAACAccggagaagacggcagGCGCCGAACGAACAGATTTGTGTGTTCGATTTGAATCTGTCAAGAGGAaaattcgtttttctcgcatttTTCTGTCGGTCAAGCGTTTCCCGCAGCTGCTGGTGTTTTTAAGACTTTCAGCCTCTTGCTGTTTCTGCACATCACCTCggtttcgcgtttctcggaGCCTTTCGCCCCCGCCGCAGCGACCTCGAGGTGAGGCAGCAGCTGGAGGAAAAATTCTCCCGCAGCTGTAGAGACACTCGACGGCAGAATGGCCTTCGATTCTTGCCCGTTTATGCTCTCGCGCTGCTCCCTCAAAAGGCTCTCCGCGCGCTGCGCCGACGAAGAGACCGAAATGGCCCCCCAACAGAGAGGATAGAAACgatgaagaaagagcgaacaGGGTGCTGAACATgcgaggagaacaagagctCTCGACGCATGTCGCAACTTCGTGTACGCTGCGAAACTCGCAGGAAGCACcgaaggcagaggcggcgcagaaaaggaagaagagcaggaagaagggagaagcgaagcacTGTGGGCGACGGCGCTCGGCGAAGGATACACGAGGAGGTCAGGGTGTCtggagacaaaaagagacgagagaaaaaaacaagtcCTCTACTGGGCTGGCTGCGCTTGGACAAAACACACACTCTGCCACAAAGATCGTCCGATGTGACTTCAAAAGTCCGTCTCTCCACGTCATCGTCCGAGTCTGGGCCTCTACACAGAAATACCAAAACTCCGACAACCATGCATGCAACACCCGCATTCATCCAGACAGATACACCTTCCCAGCTTCAACTGTGCATACGCACATCGGAatgtacatttatatatatatatatatatatatatataaccaTATTCGCCTGTGCAGATGCACATCCgctgatatatatatatatatatgtacatgcgtGTAGGCGTCtttttgcgcatgcacgtgaAACGGGTGGGCCGAGCAGAGGCACCGTCTGTCAAGGTCGGGGCAGAAGCGTTCAGTGCGGTGTGCGAGTCGCTCTCGGAAAACCTACAAGTTGGTGAGCTCGCGAAGGTAGACGTTGAAGCGACTGTGGCGGCGGTGGCCTGTCAACGCCTCGTCAAAGACCACCGCAGCTCCCTAAAGAATATAAAATACCTTCAGTGCAGCAAGTTCATgaatatatttatgtatatatatatatatgcttatataagtatatatatatatatagtattTATTGATATTGCCACAATGAACAGAGATATAGAAGTAAACATGCATAGGGAAAGAGCTCGAGATGAGTGCGCAGGGAGGTGTGCAGAGTTCACATGTTTTCGCATCCAGTTATTGCTGTCGGTGAAATGGAATGCATGCTTCCTTTTGTTCTTTCGCCAACTGCTTGCAGACGCAAACGCGAGTCTCTCCagctttctgcttctttcacTCCTCTATCCTCTCACGCGAatcccctctctcttcctcatctctgtatatataaCTTACGTGTATCGACAAACAAAGACATCCACATATCAACgaatatgtatacatacatatatacatatacacatatataaatgtatatatataactgtatatatataatatgttCTATGTAcgtctctcagtctctctctctctctaaatatatatatatatatatatcaaaGTGTACGCACGTTCTCTCACAGTTTCGCCAAAGGTTTGAGCATCTGGTGTTGTTTGTCTGTTTGTTTGAGAGAATCACTTACTTGCGCGAGCTTCTGCTGAGCGCTGGCGAAGAGAAGATAttgttgcatgcacgcgttgAGGAGGGAGAGGTCGAAGGGGAGCGAAGTGGGCAGAAcgtcgagaggaaggaagtcgcccgcgtttcctctcgcggGCAGATCCCTTTCTCGCTCGCGGTTCTGCGTGTCTTGAATGCTCTGGGTctgagacagcagagactcagagagagagagagagagaagagtgaaggaaagaagaaagagggagaagcccCCAAAAGCCAAAAAGCCAGACgcaaagcagagacacgaggagacgcagaacgaaGCGAACGGAGGACGAGACCGAGCCGACgcgagcggagacagcgagaaggcgtGATGTCcaagaagtcgaagagaaaggactACGAGGAGCATCGCCAGGGTGAGTTGGTCCGtgcaagaagagagcagaagaccGCGAAAACGAGGACAGCGCGTGCCGAAGAAGGTCGCAAGCCCCCCATcgaggggagaaacagagacgaagaaggccgcCTGCGGTTGGAGTGGGTCAAGCGAAGAGCATGCcgcggcagaagagaggcatcCAGAGAGTGGTAGGTGACGGAGAAtcagaaggaaagagcaaaagaacgaagcgagaaagagtcCTCAAATGGTCGACTGAACGAGCGAAAGAGGTTCCTGACCGGACCACGAGAGTGCGAGGGAAAACCGCTTTTTATCGGACCTTGTACTGGATGGTGTGAGCGAAGGTctgaagaacaggagagagcgacgagagaaactCTGCCACCGCGTCGTCGAcggccgagagaagacacggcGCCAGACAGAGGTGGAACGCTCCCGGGGACAGCGCGGCAAGGGCGGGACTGGAGAGACGCTGCAGTGTGCGATCTAGGCGACCTTCAAGTTCCATGACAACCTGCGAAAGCGATGGTACGCAGAAGGTTTTCGACGCGTCCAAAACATGAAAGTgcatctttttcttgtctcgaCATATTCCTCTCGAgtgccctctctctgcgcgagGCATCCTGTGTCTCACCCTCCTTCAATGAGCCTGCAGAGGTTTTTTCTCCACCTGGTCAACTTCGTTTCCCCGCTGCTTTCTTGGGCGTTGCTACAAAGCTTCCTCACAACGCGAAAACTAATGGAAGACAgactcctgcgtcttcttcgcacttccctcgcttccctctcgccgctctcttctgcttcgtccttctcctccgcgcgtctctccttttttccgccttgcctccttctcctcttcttttctgtctctcctgtcttggACCGGACCTGCGAAGGAGCCTGTCGCTTGTCGAACGGCCTGACCGACGGCGCGTCTTGCAGGAAGAAGCGTCTCGAGCTCTTCCAGAGCGCCGCGTTGAACTGCCGGAGAAGCAGggcagggaagaaaagacaagtgGACGAGATCTGAGAAACAGAAGCCCgcaaagcagaaaacgaaaagtcaaggagacggcgaggaggaaaagacagTCGGGAGACGGACCTCTGCGTTCCTGAGCAAACAGCTGGGTCCTCCTCGAAGAAAGCACTcgcctttgtctttttctccagggAGATCAAAGACGccagacgagaggaaaacgtcaGTCCCAGCTGTCACAGACGAGCAAGACGAAAGCGATCTTCGAGTCGAAGCGCAAACGGTGCCCGAAGGAGGAAACTGCAGAGCGTGGAGAACATGTCACACATCTGCGCTCTTTCTCCGCAcagtctctcccctcctttAATGAAGACGCTTCTCCGAAGGTCGCGAACAGGCGTCCGCAGGATTTGGAAGACTCCCTTGTTTGttgcagcttctctcctcaaGACTCCattgttctctctctctctctctccccagaGCGTCGAGATGTCTttgctcctccttcgctccGAAACGTTCGgcgtttctgctcttttGGCGCGCGCTTCATCTCTTCAGACTCGGCGCACCTtcgatttccttttctcgttttccttttctcgttttcctcgcttctggatgtcttttctgcttccgtttctctcacTTTGCGCCACAGTTGAGGGATGTGAGGTTCGCTCTCAGCCACCACGGGAGTCGCAGACAACAGCGTGAAGCCCATATCGTACGTCTGCAGAAGCTTCTCGATGCGCTGAAAAGAAAATACGCGGCAGAAGACCGCCGAAACGCGACGCTCACGACTCGTCGCGACGCGGTCTTTCGTACGGGGAAAACGCAACAAGCGTCTCCTCCCGTCCTGCCCTTCCTAGCAAGTTAACACGCAGACGCCGACTCGGAtctgcaggcgagagagacagttgTTCAGCGTCGACGCGGACAGACGCAGGCAGATGATGCCAAAAAGAACCTCCGCCAACAGCGAATGAGACAGAGGCcactggaagagaaagcacatgcagacaggcagagaaagagaaaagagcagagcggcaaaaagagagagatgcagacaggcagagacaggcagagacaggcagagatATACGTAGAGGAAGGTTgtgaaagaagcagagactgagaggcagaggtgcgaagagaggaacaaagAAGTACATTGACTTCCCTAGAAACGGACAAATTGTTTGGACGGTAATACGCGGCAGAAAACCTGCATATCTCTGTTTCGCACTGTCGGCGCTCCTTTTCGCCGCTTGCGCCGAAGCCCAGCGTCAAACTCCGCCTTTTGTCggccttctttttcgtctcctttcccctTGTTTCTACCCTGTTCGCCATTTCCTTCGCGTCCGCCTCCATCTCCCTCTCAACTCGGTCTTTGTCTTTGTGGCTTCGAGCCCCCAAACCAGCCTTCCGTGGTGCCTCACCGCCATccgctcttcgtcgtcttcctccaaGTCCGCGCCGCCAGCAGCAAGGAAGGCCTCCACCTCTGCATTCGGAGCTTCGCCTCCAACCTtcaagcagagaagaagcgtctcTTCCCAGACGCGTGTATGCAGACGCGAAGCTGTTCGGTGAAGCCGCAGCGGCCGGTGAGGCGCCTGAGAGGCCGCACCCGCCACCCCGGAGGCTGCCAGCACCACAGGGAAGCCGAGCCGGAACGCGGAGCCAAAGAAGCGGatgaaacgcagaagaggagagcaggaacGTGTAGCAGGAAGAGAGCTCGCACACTgtgagaagaggagagatggAAGACGAACCGAAACTAAGGACGAGACAACGGACGTGACGAGAAGAATCcaaaggaaaggaaacgcgtGGATCTCCACATGTCGGTGGGTGCTCCAAGAAGCGCAGAGACGTCAAACACACtctggaaagagaaacgcgataCGAGAGCGACCAAGAAAGCAAACGAATGGCCTCAGAGTCCGAAGCTCCTTCGCGAGAATGCATCCACGCGCCTCTCCACCACCACCAACCTCTCTTCACGACTTCCCAGAGCTGCTGCAAGTGCCCGCTTCTCAGCTGTCTTTTCcgcgcgtttctccaccGTGAGAAACACCGCCGCCGCTCAGGgcgtcctcctcgtcttcttcagtctcttcGTTCGGCCTGAAAACGCCTCTCACTTGCAGGCGCGTCCGCCTTCGactcactttcttcttcgccgcgacGTCCGCACCCGAACGGTCCCTGGGGATCCGccgaccgagaagaagacgaagcagagtgAGCAGCcgaggaacaagaagacgTCGAAGAAGCGTCATCAGACGAAGCGCGCAAGGCTCGTATCTCCGCCTGGCTGAGTTCGTCGGCAAAGAGCCGAAGCAACGAAGACCGCTGAAagggaaagaaacgaaactcACGCAAAAACTGATTCCTTCACAGCCATGCTTCTTGGCCAATCTCGGCGCGTacaacatatatacatacatgcatatatacatgtatacatatactcatacatatatacatacacccatatatatatatatatatatatatatatgtgtaggCATTTGCATGTTTTATAGAAATGTGCGTATAGAAGCATATTTTTACAAACACACCTTGAGCTATTTCCTGCAGTGTATACGAGGCTTTGTGACAGGGAAGTTCCAGGGTcgactttttttttcttAGTTTTCTGGAGTTCACCTCCTCAAGCAGTCTGGTGAACTCTTCGAAGTAGAGCAAAAGAGCTTCTGGCTCTCCGAtcgttctctgctctttctcgacagaggcgtcgtctccgcaagcgtccgcctcttctcttggaAAGCCGTCGCCTTGCTCCTCTGCGTAAAGTTCCCTCTCGCCGTGGAGTCGCTCGTTGGGCGCGAGAGCCCAACAAGCGCCCGCGGCAACCTCGGCCTCGCGCCGGCGCCTTCCCGCAGGCGTACGAGCCCAAGTGGCTAGCCAGGCCTGCCGCAGCTGGTCGCCGAAGCACTTGGAAAGTTCCTGCTGAAGTTGCGCGGAGTGATTCAACGTGACGGAGATGTTCATCGCGACTCGCAGGCTCTCTGCATCTCCCGAGAGGAACGCGGAGCGCATCCTGGGGCAAGGAACGGCGCAGAATGGAGAACCGAGAGAGCAGCAGTCGCACGAACAGACAAGGGCAGAAAGCCGAGGAAAcgccgagacagaagaaaacagccatccgagagggaaaacgagaagaaaacaaaggcgAGAACAAGACCGAGAGCAAGATGGCGtacaagacagagaagaggaggaagaacaagggagagaacgcaAGACCTCGCGCTTGTTCAGGTGAAGACTGGCAGGAAAGCTGCtgcaggaggagacggaaaggGAGACGGGAGTGCCACAACCAAGGATGGCCGGCTGAGGAGGGGAGGTGGATGCAGGTTCGGAAAGAACGATGGAGGTTGCGGCCGCCCGGGGGTGCATTTCTTGTCATCTTGCCGAGAcgcgttcctttcctccccCTTCCCGTCCGTCTGCTTACAAGCTGCGAGTCACGACGACGACTCTCTTTTCGAGCAGCTCCGCAGCGCGAACTCTCGCAGAGAACTCGCCAAACGCCTTCAGCTCCTGGACTGCATTTTTCAgagccgctgcatgcatcgctgCTTGCGCCAAACTGCGGAGGCGCGCCGTGCTTGCTGCATGTtcaaacgcagaggaagaagaggaagaagaggcagaagaggcagaagaagcagaagaggcagaagaagagaacgaggaggaggagaaggtcGAGGCGTCGGCGTCATCGGACAGCCCCTGCCCCTGAGAGGGCTGATGCGGATGGAATGGTGTGCCGTCCACGGAGCTCGCAGGATTGGCGATGAGGGGGGTCTCTTGGTGTTGGAAGCTGTGCAGAAGAAGTTCGATTTCTCCGACTCTGGAAAGCCGCGCATACAGCGTGGAGACACGAGAGGTGGAGgcaagaaaacaggaaatacagaagacagaggcaagGTCGAAAGACGATTGCGCTGCGCCTTCTGTGTCCCCTGCGTCAAGCTAGCCTTTGCGCGGGGCTGTGTGCAGCATGAGCCTCACCTAAAATCCCACTGGTGGAGAACGAGCAGGACGCGCCGACAGCGGTGGAAGTGCCGCCTGAGGGCATCGAGGGCCGCGAGGCGTCGGAGACTTTCCTGAAAAACCGCGCGGAAGACAAATGAGACGAGCGTCGTTCCTGGACAGGGCGATCCCGGCCTCCGCGTCGGCCCAGGAGTCGCGGGAGACGAACTTCTT
This window of the Toxoplasma gondii ME49 chromosome VI, whole genome shotgun sequence genome carries:
- a CDS encoding hypothetical protein (encoded by transcript TGME49_242030); protein product: MASPVPKPPEGALPGSPLPSSNSSSSASLQSSAVSAAFNALSAPTFSAGAWLDACIERSLEQQAFEAPPVASSSLASSPETETARLADRLESTLESVLAEVQRRIATTFEALDTKSQDLSSAAPTYVKQVEELSGKLVDARRTVDDALKALSCVDFEHQESLRRLAALDALRRHFHRCRRVLLVLHQWDFRVGEIELLLHSFQHQETPLIANPASSVDGTPFHPHQPSQGQGLSDDADASTFSSSSFSSSASSASSASSASSSSSSSAFEHAASTARLRSLAQAAMHAAALKNAVQELKAFGEFSARVRAAELLEKRVVVVTRSLMRSAFLSGDAESLRVAMNISVTLNHSAQLQQELSKCFGDQLRQAWLATWARTPAGRRRREAEVAAGACWALAPNERLHGERELYAEEQGDGFPREEADACGDDASVEKEQRTIGEPEALLLYFEEFTRLLEERSSLLRLFADELSQAEIRALRASSDDASSTSSCSSAAHSASSSSRSADPQGPFGCGRRGEEETSGVAGAASQAPHRPLRLHRTASRLHTRVWEETLLLCLKVGGEAPNAEVEAFLAAGGADLEEDDEERMARIEKLLQTYDMGFTLLSATPVVAESEPHIPQLWRKISSTCLFFPALLLRQFNAALWKSSRRFFLQDAPSVRPFDKRQAPSQVVMELEGRLDRTLQRLSSPALAALSPGAFHLCLAPCLLSAVDDAVAEFLSSLSPVLQTFAHTIQYKTQSIQDTQNRERERDLPARGNAGDFLPLDVLPTSLPFDLSLLNACMQQYLLFASAQQKLAQGAAVVFDEALTGHRRHSRFNVYLRELTNLHPDLLVYPSPSAVAHSASLLPSSCSSSFSAPPLPSVLPASFAAYTKLRHASRALVLLACSAPCSLFLHRFYPLCWGAISVSSSAQRAESLLREQRESINGQESKAILPSSVSTAAGEFFLQLLPHLEVAAAGAKGSEKRETEVESSDESLIAGLLSVVFTSFCRALLVADLPTRLTKEEPVQRGELRENMLLQLQADARYLASLSRSLGYDPEEESSFLFFETESGEGSEKARDAQADKQDQQTKDEERESSDLGETKKEEKDEAVRQERKRGPTWMIGLLLRGLDALLGTAEGETSAEPSAAKREEIKNNADENSSSLGCLGAFEAHLRRKFAREKNETKGESPSDSERVRAARAVAAAALESPSSDLCKSEKEKEDEEVTLVWAVLCQLGVFPSPL